A stretch of the Haloplanus aerogenes genome encodes the following:
- a CDS encoding protein translocase SEC61 complex subunit gamma produces MDVKYDLASYVRVLKMASTPSWNEFSQIAKVAGAGIFLIGLLGFVIFAVMTFLPGGA; encoded by the coding sequence ATGGACGTCAAGTACGACCTCGCAAGCTACGTCCGCGTGCTCAAGATGGCGAGCACGCCGTCGTGGAACGAGTTCTCGCAGATTGCCAAGGTCGCGGGGGCGGGTATCTTTCTCATCGGCCTCCTCGGCTTCGTCATCTTCGCTGTCATGACCTTCCTCCCCGGGGGCGCATAG
- a CDS encoding transcription elongation factor Spt5, translated as MGIFAVKTTASQERTVADMIASREEDEIHAVLAPDSLTSYVMVEADNSAVLERVMDEIPHARSIVPGTSSLTEVEHFLSPTPDVEGIAEGDIVELIAGPFKGEKARVQRIDEGKDQVTVELYEATVPIPVTVRGDQIRVLDSDER; from the coding sequence ATGGGTATCTTCGCCGTCAAGACCACGGCCAGTCAGGAGCGCACCGTCGCGGACATGATCGCCAGCCGCGAGGAAGACGAGATTCACGCCGTCCTCGCGCCCGACTCGCTCACGAGTTACGTGATGGTCGAGGCCGACAACAGCGCCGTCCTCGAACGCGTGATGGACGAGATACCCCACGCTCGCTCGATCGTCCCCGGCACCTCCTCGCTGACCGAGGTGGAACACTTCCTCTCGCCGACGCCGGACGTGGAGGGCATCGCCGAGGGCGACATCGTCGAACTCATCGCCGGCCCGTTCAAGGGTGAGAAGGCCCGCGTCCAGCGCATCGACGAGGGGAAGGATCAGGTGACGGTCGAACTGTACGAGGCGACCGTCCCGATTCCCGTCACGGTCCGTGGCGATCAGATTCGCGTCCTCGACAGCGACGAACGGTAG
- a CDS encoding PHP-associated domain-containing protein: MHVKVLDERVVSRAKARGLDALVYAPHFTRLPDIRARAARFSDDDLLVVPAREVFTGPWYDRRHLLAIGLSDPVPDFITFRGALSAFDRQDAAVLVPHPEMLNVSCSRADVAADSDAFDAVETYNAKCLPHQNRRARAVARETGHPGFGSSYAHLRRTVGEAWTTFEESIDSEADLVAALRSDAPRQVVHRRGAGHRLRCLAEFAHLGYENSWGKLDRLFLSGTEPTHPSHIAYDGRFDDVTAY; encoded by the coding sequence ATGCACGTGAAAGTGCTCGACGAGCGTGTCGTCTCGCGGGCGAAGGCCCGCGGCCTCGACGCCCTCGTCTACGCCCCGCATTTCACGCGCTTACCGGACATCCGCGCCCGCGCCGCCCGCTTCTCGGACGACGACCTCCTCGTCGTACCCGCGCGCGAGGTGTTTACCGGGCCGTGGTACGACCGCCGCCACCTCCTCGCCATCGGCCTCTCCGATCCCGTCCCCGACTTCATCACGTTCCGCGGCGCGCTCTCGGCGTTCGACCGACAGGACGCGGCCGTCCTCGTCCCCCACCCGGAGATGCTGAACGTCAGCTGTTCCCGCGCCGACGTGGCGGCCGATTCCGACGCGTTCGACGCCGTCGAGACGTACAACGCGAAGTGTCTCCCCCACCAGAATCGCCGGGCGCGAGCGGTCGCCCGCGAGACCGGCCACCCCGGATTCGGGTCGTCGTACGCCCACCTCCGGCGGACGGTCGGCGAGGCGTGGACGACTTTCGAGGAGTCCATCGACTCCGAGGCCGACCTCGTCGCGGCGCTCCGGTCCGACGCTCCCCGGCAGGTCGTTCACCGACGCGGCGCCGGCCACCGCCTGCGCTGTCTCGCGGAGTTCGCCCACCTCGGCTACGAGAACTCGTGGGGGAAACTCGACCGCCTCTTTCTCTCGGGCACCGAACCGACCCACCCGAGCCACATCGCCTACGACGGCCGATTCGACGACGTGACGGCGTACTAG
- a CDS encoding metal-dependent hydrolase — protein sequence MNKEGHVLNAALLSVGLGVVLVWPTTLTVATVLETLEMVARLTVPIVLGALFPDVDTAFGRHRKTLHNVFVLGVVAAYPIFFDNLRFVWIGVATHYLLDVVGSRRGIAFFYPLTSQEWGLPLGVTTSSKYANPVTVVVTILELAALGAVNVYVMPLASVDGAMSAMLLG from the coding sequence ATGAACAAAGAAGGACACGTCCTCAACGCGGCGCTGTTGAGCGTCGGCCTCGGCGTCGTACTCGTGTGGCCGACGACGCTCACGGTCGCGACGGTGCTCGAAACCCTCGAAATGGTCGCTCGACTCACGGTACCAATCGTCCTCGGGGCGCTCTTCCCCGACGTGGACACCGCCTTCGGCAGGCATCGCAAGACCCTGCACAACGTGTTCGTCCTCGGCGTCGTCGCCGCCTACCCCATCTTCTTCGACAATCTCCGGTTCGTCTGGATCGGCGTCGCCACCCACTATCTCCTCGACGTGGTCGGGAGTCGTCGGGGCATCGCCTTCTTCTACCCCCTGACGAGTCAGGAGTGGGGCCTCCCCTTGGGCGTCACGACCAGCAGCAAGTACGCCAACCCGGTGACCGTCGTCGTGACGATACTCGAACTCGCCGCCCTCGGCGCCGTCAACGTCTACGTGATGCCACTCGCGAGCGTCGACGGTGCGATGAGCGCCATGCTGCTCGGGTAG
- a CDS encoding pyridoxal phosphate-dependent aminotransferase, which yields MDYDTPLFFHIMQYAAAADRDVIDLVSGGPDWEPPTALREGLHDYADGDPAEFQYPPSDGLRDLREEIAARRGVDVDRVVITNGAGEANYLAIAAALERDAGSEIILTDPVYPYYPGKAQMLGADVRLVPVADDGGLDVAAMQDAASEETAAVLVNSPNNPTGAVYDAETMEAMADLAEDHDALLISDEVYDHYDYSGRFESALAFDSPHVVVTNSFSKSMAVTGLRVGYAVFPPHLVDAARTRHMLVNVTGARPSQAAVLRALRETGPDYYEASRDLLRERIDAFTDALDAAGAEYIAPEGAFYVFARFEGFPGTLDNVERLVDEAGVACMPGDTFGTYDEWVRFALVTPRAEEAAHRLADYDF from the coding sequence ATGGATTACGATACGCCACTCTTCTTTCACATCATGCAGTACGCGGCCGCGGCGGACCGCGACGTGATCGATCTGGTGAGCGGCGGGCCGGACTGGGAGCCACCGACTGCGCTCCGCGAGGGCCTCCATGACTACGCCGACGGCGACCCCGCCGAGTTCCAGTATCCGCCGAGCGACGGTCTGCGCGACCTTCGGGAAGAAATCGCTGCCCGTCGCGGCGTCGACGTGGACCGCGTCGTCATCACGAACGGCGCGGGCGAGGCGAACTACCTCGCCATAGCAGCAGCGCTCGAACGCGACGCAGGGAGTGAAATCATCCTGACCGACCCCGTCTACCCCTACTACCCCGGCAAGGCGCAGATGCTCGGCGCCGACGTGCGCCTCGTCCCCGTCGCCGACGACGGCGGCCTCGACGTGGCGGCGATGCAAGACGCCGCGAGCGAGGAGACGGCGGCCGTTCTCGTCAACTCCCCCAACAACCCGACCGGCGCGGTGTACGACGCGGAGACGATGGAGGCGATGGCCGACCTCGCCGAGGACCACGACGCCCTCCTCATCTCGGACGAGGTGTACGACCACTACGACTACTCCGGGCGGTTCGAGAGCGCCCTCGCCTTCGACTCCCCGCACGTCGTCGTCACCAACTCGTTCTCGAAGTCGATGGCTGTGACGGGCCTCCGCGTCGGCTACGCCGTCTTCCCGCCCCATCTCGTCGACGCCGCGCGCACGCGGCACATGCTCGTGAACGTCACCGGCGCCCGTCCCTCACAGGCCGCCGTGCTCCGCGCGCTTCGGGAGACTGGCCCCGACTATTACGAGGCGTCGCGTGACCTCCTCCGCGAACGCATCGACGCCTTCACCGACGCTCTCGACGCCGCGGGTGCGGAGTACATCGCGCCCGAGGGGGCCTTCTACGTCTTCGCGCGGTTCGAGGGCTTCCCCGGCACGCTGGACAACGTCGAACGCCTCGTCGACGAGGCGGGCGTCGCCTGCATGCCCGGCGACACCTTCGGAACGTACGACGAGTGGGTGCGGTTCGCGCTCGTCACGCCCCGGGCCGAGGAGGCCGCGCACCGATTGGCCGACTACGACTTCTAG
- a CDS encoding ArsA family ATPase, which translates to MSDIDVEPVEEVDDEGETTDHDDGGSAEIPVEATTDLPEGVDAPEYVLYGGKGGVGKTTMAAATALSSAADGTSTLVVSTDPAHSLSDTLDTDIPPRPTRIREEMPLWAAEIDPEAAMEEGMFGHGGIGVDGEDDAGPGGAPLGGLGELGDMLGEDAVDPLMGGSMPGADEAAAMRQLLEYLDDPRFDRVVIDTAPTGHTLRLLELPEMLDSMVGRLLSMREKFSGMMEGFKGMFGVGGDDDAEAPDLDELRDRIERLRAVLQDPSRTDFRVVMVPEEMSVVESERLVARLDEFSIPVTTVVVNRVMENLADVADVDPEWVVSPNLDDCEFCQRRWDVQQRALRRATDLFRGHDVKRVPLLADEVRGERALRVVAACLA; encoded by the coding sequence ATGAGCGATATCGACGTGGAGCCGGTCGAGGAAGTCGACGACGAGGGCGAGACGACCGACCACGACGACGGCGGATCGGCCGAGATTCCCGTCGAGGCGACGACCGACCTCCCCGAGGGCGTCGACGCGCCGGAGTACGTCCTCTACGGCGGGAAGGGTGGCGTCGGCAAGACGACGATGGCAGCGGCGACGGCGCTCTCCTCCGCGGCCGACGGCACGTCGACCCTCGTCGTCTCGACCGACCCCGCCCACTCCCTGTCGGACACCCTCGACACCGACATCCCGCCGCGGCCGACGCGAATCCGCGAGGAGATGCCGCTGTGGGCCGCCGAAATCGACCCCGAGGCGGCGATGGAGGAGGGGATGTTCGGGCACGGTGGCATCGGCGTTGATGGGGAGGACGACGCTGGCCCCGGTGGTGCTCCTCTCGGTGGCCTCGGCGAACTCGGCGACATGCTGGGCGAGGACGCCGTCGACCCGCTGATGGGCGGGTCGATGCCCGGTGCCGACGAGGCGGCCGCGATGCGGCAACTGCTGGAGTATCTGGACGACCCGCGGTTCGACCGCGTGGTCATCGACACGGCGCCGACGGGCCACACCCTCCGACTGCTCGAACTCCCGGAGATGCTCGACTCGATGGTTGGCCGCCTGCTCTCCATGCGCGAGAAGTTCTCGGGGATGATGGAGGGGTTCAAGGGCATGTTCGGCGTCGGCGGCGACGACGACGCCGAGGCGCCGGACCTCGACGAACTCCGCGACCGGATCGAACGCCTGCGGGCCGTGTTGCAGGACCCCTCTCGCACCGACTTCCGCGTCGTCATGGTGCCCGAGGAGATGAGCGTCGTCGAGTCCGAGCGACTGGTGGCCCGCCTCGACGAGTTCTCGATTCCGGTCACCACCGTCGTCGTCAACCGCGTGATGGAGAACCTCGCGGACGTGGCCGACGTGGACCCCGAGTGGGTCGTCTCTCCCAACCTCGACGACTGCGAGTTCTGCCAGCGCCGGTGGGACGTACAACAGCGTGCCCTGCGCCGGGCGACCGACCTGTTCCGCGGACACGACGTGAAACGCGTGCCGCTGCTCGCCGACGAGGTACGGGGCGAGCGGGCGTTGCGGGTCGTCGCGGCCTGTCTGGCGTAG
- a CDS encoding SDR family oxidoreductase, whose amino-acid sequence MQPKTVLITGCSSGIGRATAEAFLDEEWEVYATARNPADVETLGDKGCTIATLDVTEDDDVERVVDRILEEQGRIDCLVNNAGYAQFGPIEDVPTDAVHQQFDVNVYGPHRLTRAVLPHMRRRREGTIVNISSAAGRVAFPGGGVYCGSKFALEAMTDALRAEVDEYGIDAVLIEPGPVDTAFTRRAEEEIEGVERSGAYESFYAVFEDTQAIGGGGPGAVSPERVAEDVVNAASSTKPASRVPVGTLARVTVLGRFVPDRLRDRLFGLMDRLQ is encoded by the coding sequence GTGCAACCGAAGACCGTCCTCATCACGGGCTGTTCGTCCGGTATCGGTCGTGCGACCGCCGAAGCCTTCCTCGACGAGGAGTGGGAGGTGTACGCCACGGCCCGCAACCCCGCCGACGTGGAGACGCTCGGGGACAAAGGCTGTACCATCGCGACACTCGACGTGACCGAGGACGACGACGTGGAGCGAGTCGTCGACCGGATTCTGGAGGAACAGGGCCGGATCGACTGCCTCGTCAACAACGCCGGCTACGCCCAGTTCGGCCCGATCGAGGACGTGCCCACCGACGCCGTCCACCAGCAGTTCGACGTGAACGTCTACGGTCCCCACCGTCTCACGCGGGCCGTCCTCCCCCACATGCGCCGGCGGCGCGAGGGTACTATCGTCAACATCTCCAGCGCCGCCGGGCGGGTCGCCTTCCCCGGGGGCGGCGTCTACTGTGGCTCGAAGTTCGCCCTCGAAGCCATGACCGACGCCCTCCGCGCCGAAGTCGACGAGTACGGCATCGACGCCGTCCTGATCGAACCCGGCCCCGTCGACACCGCGTTCACCCGGCGCGCCGAGGAGGAAATCGAGGGCGTCGAGCGCTCGGGCGCCTACGAGTCGTTCTACGCCGTCTTCGAGGACACGCAGGCCATCGGCGGCGGCGGCCCGGGTGCGGTGTCGCCCGAGCGAGTCGCCGAAGACGTGGTGAACGCCGCGAGTTCGACCAAGCCGGCGAGTCGCGTGCCGGTCGGGACGCTCGCGCGGGTGACCGTCCTCGGGCGGTTCGTCCCCGACCGCCTCCGCGACCGGCTGTTCGGGCTGATGGATCGGCTGCAGTAG
- a CDS encoding beta-CASP ribonuclease aCPSF1 gives MSSVDKQLEDLKAEIEDELPPGISVSDVKYEGPELVVYTRDPKDFASNGDLIRKLASKLRKRITVRPDPDVLMDVTEAREKIREVIPDDAGVTDLDFHVDTGEVVIEAEKPGMVIGRHGSTLREITKAIGWTPEVVRTPPIESSTVSNVRNFLKQEREERRDILERVGRQIHREEMADEQWVRITTLGCCREVGRASFILSTAETRILIDCGDKPGAEGEVPYLQVPEAAPLNSIDAVVLTHAHLDHSALIPLLFKYGYDGPIYCTEPTRDLMGLLTLDYLDVAAKEGRTPPYESEMVREAIKHTVPLEYGDVTDIAPDVKLTFHNAGHILGSAVSHFHIGDGLYNVAFSGDIHYEDTRLFNGAVNDFPRVETLVLESTYGGRNDYQTDQEDSERNLLDIISDTHENGGKVVIPAFAVGRSQEIMLVLEEAMRSGKIPRMPVHLDGMIWEATAIHTTYPEYLRDDLRDRIFHEDENPFLAEEFNHIDAGEDERQEVADGDPAIILSTSGMVTGGPIMSWLRHLGPDPDSTLVFVGYQAQGTLGRRIQNGWDEIPMNDRGNGRGGRGNTLSLKMDVETVDGFSGHADRQGLENFVKTMNPRPEKVLCVHGDERSVQDLSSALYHDYNMRTFAPKNLETFRFK, from the coding sequence ATGAGCTCCGTAGACAAGCAACTCGAGGACCTGAAAGCAGAGATCGAAGACGAGCTACCGCCCGGCATCTCGGTGTCGGACGTGAAATACGAGGGCCCGGAACTGGTCGTCTACACGCGCGATCCGAAGGACTTCGCCAGCAACGGCGACCTGATTCGCAAACTGGCGAGCAAACTCCGCAAACGGATCACGGTCCGTCCCGACCCCGACGTGTTGATGGACGTGACGGAGGCCCGTGAGAAGATTCGGGAGGTCATCCCCGACGACGCCGGCGTCACCGATCTGGATTTCCACGTCGACACCGGCGAAGTCGTCATCGAAGCCGAGAAACCGGGTATGGTCATCGGCCGTCACGGGTCGACGCTCCGCGAGATCACGAAGGCTATCGGCTGGACGCCCGAGGTGGTCCGGACGCCGCCCATCGAATCCTCCACCGTCTCGAACGTCCGCAACTTCCTCAAACAGGAACGCGAGGAGCGCCGCGACATCCTCGAACGCGTGGGCCGGCAGATCCACCGCGAGGAGATGGCCGACGAGCAGTGGGTCCGCATCACGACGCTCGGCTGTTGCCGCGAGGTCGGGCGCGCGAGCTTCATCCTCTCTACCGCGGAGACGCGCATCCTCATCGACTGTGGCGACAAACCCGGCGCCGAAGGCGAGGTACCCTACCTCCAGGTGCCGGAGGCCGCTCCGCTCAACTCCATCGACGCCGTCGTTCTGACGCACGCCCACCTCGACCACTCCGCGCTCATCCCGCTCCTGTTCAAGTACGGCTACGACGGTCCCATCTACTGTACGGAACCGACGCGCGACCTGATGGGCCTGCTCACGCTCGACTACCTCGACGTGGCCGCCAAAGAGGGTCGGACGCCGCCCTACGAGAGCGAGATGGTCCGCGAGGCGATCAAACACACCGTCCCCCTCGAGTACGGCGACGTGACCGACATCGCGCCGGACGTGAAGCTCACGTTCCACAACGCCGGCCACATCCTCGGCTCCGCCGTCTCCCACTTCCACATCGGCGACGGCCTCTACAACGTCGCCTTCTCGGGCGACATTCACTACGAGGACACGCGACTCTTCAACGGTGCCGTCAACGACTTCCCGCGGGTCGAGACGCTCGTCCTCGAATCCACCTACGGCGGGCGCAACGACTACCAGACCGACCAGGAGGACTCCGAGCGAAACCTGCTGGATATCATCAGCGACACCCACGAGAACGGTGGCAAGGTCGTCATCCCGGCGTTCGCCGTCGGGCGCTCACAGGAGATCATGCTCGTACTCGAGGAGGCGATGCGCTCCGGGAAGATTCCGCGAATGCCCGTCCACCTCGACGGGATGATCTGGGAGGCGACGGCCATCCACACCACCTATCCCGAGTATCTCCGTGACGACCTCCGCGACCGCATCTTCCACGAGGACGAGAACCCCTTCCTCGCGGAGGAGTTCAACCACATCGACGCCGGCGAGGATGAACGCCAGGAGGTCGCGGACGGCGACCCGGCGATCATCCTCTCTACCTCCGGGATGGTCACCGGCGGGCCGATCATGTCGTGGCTCCGCCACCTCGGTCCCGACCCGGACTCGACGCTCGTCTTCGTCGGGTACCAGGCACAGGGAACGCTCGGCCGCCGCATCCAGAACGGCTGGGACGAGATTCCGATGAACGACCGCGGCAACGGCCGCGGCGGGCGCGGCAACACCCTCTCGCTGAAGATGGACGTCGAAACCGTCGACGGCTTCTCCGGTCACGCCGACCGGCAGGGCCTCGAGAACTTCGTCAAGACGATGAACCCCCGCCCCGAGAAGGTACTCTGTGTCCACGGTGACGAACGCTCCGTGCAGGACCTCTCCTCGGCGCTCTACCACGACTACAACATGCGGACGTTCGCGCCGAAGAATCTGGAGACGTTCCGGTTCAAGTAA
- a CDS encoding HalOD1 output domain-containing protein yields the protein MSNLPQDDVVSVSYDADAETYLARFDDDAIAPSMAIIEAMASVCDTPPTELDPLVDTVDPMAIDRLVKGADGAEDRALEFHYLDHVVTVYGHGIVEICPPSHDE from the coding sequence GTGAGTAACTTACCACAGGACGATGTCGTTTCGGTCAGCTACGATGCGGACGCCGAGACGTATCTGGCGCGGTTCGACGACGACGCCATCGCACCGAGCATGGCGATCATCGAAGCGATGGCGAGCGTCTGCGACACCCCACCGACGGAACTCGATCCGCTGGTCGACACGGTCGATCCGATGGCCATCGACCGGCTGGTGAAAGGGGCGGACGGCGCCGAGGACCGTGCCCTCGAATTCCACTATCTCGATCACGTCGTGACCGTCTACGGACACGGCATCGTCGAGATTTGCCCCCCGTCGCACGACGAGTGA
- a CDS encoding endonuclease III domain-containing protein codes for MPDEPAENVSGGTDGGGVEARFATGSPDTRAEAVVDALGGLYWQKAYGGREAFPCLVRTILSQNTSDTASQPAFDALLERYDGGEDPRSSGNRPEADDSRTQSGDGGDLAATLAAADRETLADTIASAGLYNQKSRVIVEAAEEIVADFGGAAAFHDFVREGDPSEVRDRLLDIHGVGPKTADCVLLFAGGRDGVFPVDTHVHRIARRMGLAPPDADHEGVREALEASVPSEKCGFGHTATIQFGREYCTARKPACLDGPEACPLYELCDRVGVDANEKVVVDPAKW; via the coding sequence ATGCCCGACGAACCCGCGGAGAACGTCAGTGGCGGCACGGACGGGGGCGGCGTCGAGGCTCGCTTTGCGACCGGCTCGCCGGACACCCGGGCCGAAGCCGTCGTCGACGCCCTCGGTGGCCTCTACTGGCAGAAGGCGTACGGCGGGCGCGAGGCCTTCCCCTGTCTGGTCCGTACGATCCTGAGCCAGAACACGAGCGACACCGCCAGCCAGCCGGCCTTCGACGCCTTGCTGGAGCGATACGACGGTGGCGAGGACCCACGGTCCTCGGGCAATCGGCCGGAGGCCGACGACAGCCGGACACAGTCCGGCGACGGCGGGGATCTGGCGGCGACGCTCGCGGCCGCCGACCGCGAGACGCTCGCCGACACCATCGCGTCCGCGGGCCTGTACAACCAGAAATCGCGCGTCATCGTCGAGGCCGCCGAGGAGATCGTCGCCGACTTCGGCGGCGCCGCGGCGTTCCACGACTTCGTCCGCGAGGGCGACCCCTCCGAGGTGCGTGATCGCCTCCTCGACATCCACGGCGTCGGCCCGAAGACGGCCGACTGCGTCCTCCTCTTCGCGGGCGGCCGCGACGGTGTCTTCCCCGTCGACACCCACGTCCACCGCATCGCTCGCCGGATGGGGTTGGCGCCACCCGACGCCGACCACGAGGGCGTGCGCGAGGCACTGGAAGCGTCGGTGCCGAGCGAGAAATGTGGCTTCGGCCACACGGCCACGATCCAGTTCGGACGGGAATACTGCACGGCTCGGAAACCAGCCTGTCTCGACGGTCCCGAGGCGTGTCCGCTCTACGAGTTGTGTGACCGCGTGGGTGTCGACGCGAACGAGAAGGTGGTCGTCGACCCCGCCAAGTGGTAG
- a CDS encoding DUF371 domain-containing protein, with protein sequence MEEVVHAHGHEHVAATHESTFEVTTDDWLTPAGDCIVGIEADRAPTDFDDDFVAACRDPGATITLTLETADVSQQVRARGHPDLTFESDRSAVVRTSTYVDDRTVAVGADAAAADLDRDLVDALADGAALTVTLSVE encoded by the coding sequence ATGGAAGAGGTCGTTCACGCGCACGGCCACGAACACGTCGCCGCGACTCACGAGAGCACGTTCGAAGTGACGACTGACGACTGGTTGACGCCAGCCGGCGACTGCATCGTCGGCATCGAGGCCGACCGCGCCCCCACGGACTTCGACGATGACTTCGTCGCCGCCTGTCGCGACCCCGGGGCGACGATCACGCTGACGCTCGAAACCGCTGACGTGAGCCAACAGGTCCGTGCCCGCGGTCACCCCGACCTCACCTTCGAGAGCGACCGGAGCGCCGTCGTCCGCACCAGTACGTACGTCGACGACCGGACCGTCGCCGTCGGCGCCGATGCCGCCGCGGCCGACCTCGACCGCGACCTCGTCGACGCGCTCGCCGACGGCGCGGCTCTCACGGTCACGCTGTCCGTGGAGTGA
- a CDS encoding coiled-coil protein produces MVTTEEVLNEFDVAPLKGENNVDLTDEQLENDSKGQLIKLAGQLRDRRNELNQMASERASKRDDLNAETREKVDEAQEHREKRDELNEKVQEHKESRNELNAKANELFDEVEEMKQDLELGDGKDLEELEEEIEQLEFRQQTEVLSAEDERELIEKIEEKREEYQQRKEKLDDASELDELVEEAEEVRSEASQHHQKVTELADKAQEHHNQMIEAYREADEIRDKADEMHELFVEAQEAADRHHEDFVRVQKRLRELDKEEEQEQQDEREAEREAAKEEAEEIYQKFKEGETLDTEDLMKLQKTGLL; encoded by the coding sequence ATGGTAACAACAGAAGAAGTACTCAACGAATTCGACGTTGCTCCCCTCAAAGGCGAGAACAATGTCGACCTCACCGACGAACAGCTCGAAAACGACTCGAAGGGACAGCTCATCAAACTCGCGGGCCAGCTTCGTGACCGACGCAACGAACTCAACCAGATGGCGTCGGAGCGAGCCTCCAAGCGCGACGACCTGAACGCCGAGACGCGCGAGAAGGTCGACGAGGCGCAGGAACACCGCGAGAAGCGGGACGAACTCAACGAGAAAGTTCAGGAGCACAAGGAGAGCCGGAACGAGCTCAACGCGAAGGCCAACGAGCTCTTCGACGAGGTCGAGGAGATGAAACAGGACCTCGAACTCGGCGACGGCAAGGATCTTGAAGAGCTCGAAGAGGAGATCGAGCAGCTCGAATTTCGGCAGCAGACCGAAGTCCTGAGCGCCGAGGACGAGCGCGAACTCATCGAGAAAATCGAGGAGAAGCGCGAGGAGTACCAGCAGCGCAAGGAAAAACTCGACGACGCGAGCGAACTCGACGAACTCGTCGAGGAGGCCGAGGAGGTCCGCTCCGAAGCGTCCCAGCACCACCAGAAGGTCACGGAACTCGCGGACAAGGCCCAGGAACATCACAACCAGATGATCGAGGCCTATCGCGAGGCCGACGAGATCCGTGACAAGGCCGACGAGATGCACGAACTCTTCGTCGAAGCCCAGGAAGCGGCCGACCGCCACCACGAGGACTTCGTCCGCGTCCAGAAGCGCCTGCGCGAACTCGACAAGGAAGAGGAGCAGGAACAGCAGGACGAGCGCGAGGCCGAACGCGAGGCCGCCAAGGAAGAGGCCGAAGAGATCTACCAGAAGTTCAAGGAAGGCGAGACCCTCGACACCGAGGACCTGATGAAGCTCCAGAAGACGGGGCTCCTGTAG
- the sppA gene encoding signal peptide peptidase SppA: MSEDGDNDLARFGIVVGGGLLAAVFGIVIFVVVPGSLAELLGVLVTIGVVILGSRAARDYADSAYPDYNVAEVAVEGPITRDGSTPGPIPGGALGATADDVVEQIERADEDDVVDALLVKLDTPGGQVVPSDDIRNAAADFDGPTVAYATDVCASGGYWIASGCDELWARRGSIVGSIGVIGSRVNVSELAEELGISYERFAAGKYKDAGMPLKDLSEDEREYLQGIIDGFYDDFVERVAEGRDMEPAAVRDTEARVYLGDEAHELGLVDDIGDRSAVEAHVEDLLDAEVSVREFEPEKGLAARLRGGATAVAYAAGAGAASVFVDDDHDFRLRY; encoded by the coding sequence GTGAGTGAGGACGGCGACAACGACCTCGCTCGATTCGGAATCGTCGTCGGAGGTGGACTGCTCGCGGCCGTCTTCGGCATCGTGATCTTCGTGGTCGTACCGGGATCGCTGGCTGAGCTCCTCGGCGTGCTGGTGACTATCGGCGTCGTGATCCTCGGATCGCGCGCCGCGCGGGACTACGCCGACTCGGCGTATCCCGACTACAACGTGGCGGAAGTCGCCGTCGAGGGGCCGATCACCCGCGATGGCTCGACGCCCGGGCCGATCCCCGGCGGCGCCCTCGGCGCCACCGCCGACGACGTGGTCGAACAGATTGAACGCGCCGACGAGGACGACGTCGTCGACGCCCTGTTAGTAAAACTCGACACGCCCGGTGGACAGGTCGTCCCCAGCGACGACATCCGGAACGCCGCGGCCGACTTCGACGGCCCGACCGTCGCGTACGCCACCGACGTCTGCGCCAGCGGCGGCTACTGGATCGCGAGCGGCTGTGACGAACTCTGGGCGCGCCGCGGGAGCATCGTCGGCAGTATCGGCGTCATCGGTTCCCGGGTGAACGTCTCGGAACTGGCCGAGGAGCTAGGCATCTCCTACGAGCGCTTCGCCGCCGGCAAGTACAAGGACGCCGGGATGCCGCTGAAAGACCTCTCCGAGGACGAACGCGAGTACCTGCAGGGCATCATCGACGGCTTCTACGACGACTTCGTGGAGCGAGTGGCCGAGGGGCGCGACATGGAGCCCGCGGCCGTCCGCGACACGGAGGCTCGCGTCTACCTCGGCGACGAGGCACACGAACTGGGGCTGGTCGACGATATCGGGGATCGCTCGGCCGTCGAGGCGCACGTCGAGGACCTGCTCGACGCCGAGGTGTCGGTCCGCGAGTTCGAACCGGAGAAGGGGCTAGCGGCTCGCCTTCGCGGCGGCGCGACGGCCGTCGCCTACGCGGCCGGTGCCGGCGCCGCGAGCGTCTTCGTCGACGACGACCACGACTTCCGGCTTCGGTACTGA